One segment of Anopheles stephensi strain Indian chromosome 3, UCI_ANSTEP_V1.0, whole genome shotgun sequence DNA contains the following:
- the LOC118510805 gene encoding uncharacterized protein LOC118510805: MKFLRLDDAREIIPIGCRLLRLFGLGNNERFKLVYWIQIAIYLVFSLIPRFLLQLDDTVMVLRFSSEIMFISYLCFQMVALYFRRAHLYQLVDMLKQCAGQPCSEDIQAFFIRSNVKINKSSVSYVRFFLILYILYCTMAPIASIGVYMRNARNETSEKEEFIISSEMKFVLRNDIRVASNWLTILLLVTACTIWTFVTIHCTTRSMRQAYSYYPEYLRSPCAPRM; this comes from the coding sequence ATGAAGTTCCTTCGGCTAGACGACGCTCGTGAAATTATTCCCATCGGATGTCGTTTGCTTCGCCTGTTCGGTTTGGGCAACAACGAACGCTTCAAGCTCGTATACTGGATTCAGATTGCTATTTATCTGGTGTTTAGCCTCATACCACGGTTTCTACTTCAGCTCGACGATACGGTGATGGTGCTTCGATTCAGTTCCGAGATtatgttcatttcgtacttGTGCTTTCAAATGGTAGCACTCTACTTCCGACGTGCCCACCTATATCAGCTGGTCGATATGCTGAAGCAGTGCGCCGGCCAACCGTGCTCGGAGGACATTCAAGCGTTCTTCATTcgatcgaacgtcaaaattaACAAATCCTCTGTGTCGTACGTGAGATTTTTCCTGATTCTCTACATCCTGTACTGTACGATGGCTCCGATAGCATCGATCGGGGTGTACATGCGCAATGCGCGGAACGAGACgagtgagaaggaagaatttaTCATATCCTCAGAAATGAAGTTCGTGCTCCGAAATGATATTAGAGTTGCTAGTAACTGGTTAACAATCTTACTACTTGTTACAGCTTGTACTATTTGGACATTCGTTACAATCCACTGCACTACTCGATCTATGCGGCAAGCATATTCGTACTATCCGGAATATCTTCGCTCTCCTTGTGCACCAAGGATGTAG